A segment of the Bdellovibrio bacteriovorus genome:
TTCCAACAACTTGAGCTGAGAGGCAATTTTCTCGCGGGGCAAATTGAGCCACGAAAAAACCCTTCTCTCAAAAATAAGTCCCAAACCCAGGGCTAACACCAAAATGATAACCACGGCTGAGGGAACCTGCTGCATCAGAACACCCGGATCCATTTTCACAGCGGGATTCATTTCCTGAACCTTCTGTGCGAACTTTTCCACCAGTCCCTGAACTTCAGCATACGTGTTGATGCCGTTTCTTTTGAAAGCCCCCAGGATACCCAGGCCAGCGGCCACAGATCCCACGAAGACACTCAGCAGACCCGAAATCCACCACCCAAGTCCTCTTTGTTCCATTTCCATATAGGCGCCTAAAGTCATCCAAACAGAGCCTAGAAACAGAGCCAGAGGCTGAGCGTTCAGGAGCCACGCTGCTCCTGTGACCACGATCCCCAAAATCCAAAAGGCGACGGGGCCGTAAGTCTTGCGCAAAACACGAAGAAGAGGGGCGCCCATAACCACAGTGAGCATCGACAACAAAATCGAGAGTGATGAAATTGTGATGAACTTCTGTGGGGTCGCCGTCTTCTTCATGGCTTACGCCTTTTCTAAATTATTCGCCTTTGTCGTAGCGCTCAGAACGCTCTGCTTTAGCAGCAGCAAATGCAGCTTTGCGGGCAGCAGCTTTTGCTTCACGTTCTTTTTCACGAGCTGCAGATTCAGCAAGACCTTTTTTGAAGCCTTCCATGAATTTCACAAGTGAAGTGCGCTCATCCAAGCGAGTGTGCATAAAGCGAAGAACTTTGTCGTTGATACGCATAGTTCTTTCAAGCTCTGCAATGGCTTGAGTATCTGCTTCGAATGTAGAGTGGAAGTAGATAGCTTTTTTCAGCTTACCAATTGGAGTTGCCAAAGTTCTTTTACCCCAAGTTTCCAAAGAGTTGATGGAACCTTTGTAGGATTCAATCGTAGCTTTGTTCTTCTTGAAAAGATCTTTTTGATCTTCCAAAGAAGCATCTGGGTGCATAAGAACGACAACCTCGTAAGGTTTTTTCGTTGTAGTAGTTTCCATTGAACTATCCTTTCGGTTTATAGCCCCCACCTCTGTGTGCGGGAGCAAGGATGACTTTTTAAAATGTTTTACGGGTTTAGCACGGCTTTGGCCCAAGCACAAGGAATAGGCAATTGAATCCCCAAGAAACCAGCCCTAGAATGTGTAAATGGTCACATTTATTGAGATTATGGACGGTCCCAACGAAGGCTCCCGCTTCAAAGTTGAAGAGGGTTTGACCCTGGGTCGATCCAAGGCCGACATTATCATCAAGGACGGAAAAGTCTCCAGCACC
Coding sequences within it:
- the rpsF gene encoding 30S ribosomal protein S6; this encodes METTTTKKPYEVVVLMHPDASLEDQKDLFKKNKATIESYKGSINSLETWGKRTLATPIGKLKKAIYFHSTFEADTQAIAELERTMRINDKVLRFMHTRLDERTSLVKFMEGFKKGLAESAAREKEREAKAAARKAAFAAAKAERSERYDKGE